A single genomic interval of Capsicum annuum cultivar UCD-10X-F1 unplaced genomic scaffold, UCD10Xv1.1 ctg53392, whole genome shotgun sequence harbors:
- the LOC124893062 gene encoding uncharacterized protein LOC124893062, translating to MVKKIEHDHPLFLSPSDVSGAIQIGIQLVGMENYTLWSRAMQLNLLTKNKLGFIDGSIKRDNFTDELEKKQLDRCNAMVISWIMSNVSKELISEILFQSSAALVWSDLQERFVKDLWDEFDSIIPPPACDCAKSKKYTESMSRQKLL from the exons ATGGTGAAGAAGATTGAACATGATCATCCGTTATTTCTCTCACCGTCCGATGTATCAGGAGCTATACAAATTGGGATACAGCTCGTCGGGATGGAGAATTACACATTGTGGAGTCGTGCAATGCAGTTGAATCTTCTTACGAAGAATAAATTGGGGTTTATTGATGGGAGCATTAAGAGAGATAATTTTACTGATGAATTGGAGAAAAAACAGTTGGATCGGTGTAATGCGATGGTTATCTCGTGGATAATGAGTAATGTTAGCAAGGAATTGATCAGTGAAATATTATTTCAATCGAGTGCAGCTCTTGTGTGGTCTGATTTACAGGAACGATTTGTTAAA GATTTATGGGATGAATTTGACTCCATCATTCCGCCACCTGCTTGTGATTGTGCCAAATCAAAGAAATACACAGAAAGCATGAGTAGACAGAAATTATTATAG